Proteins found in one Bacillus subtilis subsp. subtilis str. 168 genomic segment:
- the yopO gene encoding putative transcriptional regulator, lambda repressor-like; phage SPbeta (Evidence 3: Putative function from multiple computational evidences; Product type r: regulator), with protein MSERIKQLMVKRGITIEELSRETMIDMQTLNKIIEMPDESDVTTIKLIALVLNVSIDELLDEKGGEDNAK; from the coding sequence ATGTCAGAGCGAATAAAACAGCTAATGGTCAAACGTGGCATCACAATAGAGGAATTGTCGAGGGAGACAATGATTGATATGCAGACATTAAACAAAATCATTGAAATGCCAGATGAATCAGATGTTACAACCATAAAGCTTATCGCTCTGGTGTTGAATGTCTCTATTGATGAGTTATTAGATGAGAAAGGAGGAGAAGATAATGCAAAATAA
- the yopQ gene encoding conserved hypothetical protein; phage SPbeta (Evidence 4: Unknown function but conserved in other organisms; PubMedId: 12562816) has product MTVIFDQSANEKLLSEMKDAISKNKHIRSFINDIQLEMAKNKITPGTTQKLIYDIENPEVEISKEYMYFLAKSLYSVLESERFNPRNYFTETDMREIETLWEGSVEEDIKFPYTFKQVVKYSDDNYFFPITAKELFMLFENKLLHYNPNAQRTNKTKKLEGSDIEIPVPQLNKQSVEEIKELFLDGKLIKSVFTFNARVGSASCGEELKYDDDTMSLTVTEDTILDVLDGYHRLIGITMAIRQHPELDHLFEETFKVDIYNYTQKRAREHFGQQNTINPVKKSKVAEMSQNVYSNKIVKFIQDNSIIGDYIKTNGDWINQNQNLLITFSDFKKAIERSYSKKDFSTQADILKTARYLTSFFDALATQYVDEFLGDIAKERKRSFVNNYLFFNGYVGLAKKLQLDGVSLDELESKITDVLGSIDFSKKNKLWDELGVVDKNGNAKSPQKIWNFFNNLKIDE; this is encoded by the coding sequence ATGACAGTGATCTTTGATCAGTCTGCAAATGAGAAACTGCTTTCAGAAATGAAAGATGCTATCTCGAAAAATAAACACATAAGATCTTTTATTAACGATATTCAATTAGAGATGGCTAAAAATAAAATTACTCCAGGGACAACACAAAAATTAATTTATGATATAGAAAATCCAGAAGTCGAAATTTCTAAAGAATATATGTACTTTTTAGCCAAGTCCCTATACTCAGTTCTTGAAAGTGAAAGGTTTAATCCACGAAATTACTTCACAGAAACGGATATGAGAGAAATTGAAACGTTATGGGAAGGATCTGTGGAGGAAGATATAAAATTTCCGTATACATTCAAACAAGTTGTAAAGTATTCGGATGATAATTATTTCTTCCCCATCACTGCTAAAGAGTTGTTTATGCTATTTGAAAATAAGTTATTGCACTATAATCCTAATGCTCAAAGAACGAACAAAACGAAAAAACTAGAGGGCTCAGATATTGAGATACCTGTACCGCAGCTCAATAAACAATCGGTTGAAGAAATAAAGGAACTGTTCTTAGATGGGAAATTAATTAAATCAGTTTTTACGTTTAATGCACGTGTTGGAAGCGCAAGTTGTGGCGAAGAATTAAAATATGATGACGACACTATGTCTCTTACAGTGACTGAAGACACCATTTTAGACGTTTTAGACGGGTATCACCGGCTAATAGGCATTACTATGGCTATAAGACAACATCCTGAGTTAGATCATTTGTTTGAAGAAACCTTTAAAGTGGACATCTATAACTACACTCAAAAAAGGGCGAGAGAGCATTTTGGGCAACAAAACACAATAAACCCAGTTAAAAAATCTAAAGTGGCTGAGATGAGTCAAAATGTTTATTCAAATAAAATTGTTAAGTTTATTCAGGACAATAGCATAATTGGTGATTATATAAAGACAAATGGAGACTGGATAAATCAGAATCAAAACTTACTTATAACTTTTTCTGACTTCAAAAAGGCAATTGAAAGAAGCTATTCTAAAAAAGATTTTTCTACTCAAGCAGACATCTTAAAAACTGCAAGATACCTTACATCTTTCTTTGATGCTTTAGCTACACAATATGTAGATGAGTTCTTAGGTGATATAGCAAAAGAACGGAAGAGAAGTTTTGTAAACAACTATTTGTTCTTTAATGGTTATGTGGGATTAGCTAAGAAATTGCAATTAGATGGGGTAAGCCTAGACGAGTTGGAAAGTAAGATTACTGATGTTTTAGGCTCTATAGATTTTAGTAAGAAAAATAAGTTGTGGGATGAATTAGGTGTAGTAGACAAGAATGGAAATGCTAAATCACCACAAAAGATATGGAATTTCTTCAATAATTTAAAAATAGACGAGTAA
- the sieB gene encoding superinfection exclusion protein B; phage SPbeta (Evidence 2b: Function from indirect experimental evidences (e.g. phenotypes); PubMedId: 4610993, 6444259, 8335629, 25742714; Product type f: factor), whose amino-acid sequence MSDQNEKSPSWVGDIIKLSPKYLLGLAVFSGIGLWLGNVGLGKTLGIKDAINSYKLYLGLVFLASTSFILSHFIWWISLGIKNKIDQKYSYKLQKERLRNLNRREKQILSPYIFDDVRSVELSITDGTAQELEHLKIIYRSSNISNRGSYFAYNIQPWARGYLTKNKHLLHESIDHIL is encoded by the coding sequence ATGAGTGACCAAAATGAAAAAAGTCCTTCATGGGTAGGTGACATTATTAAGCTGAGCCCTAAATATTTATTGGGACTAGCAGTTTTTTCTGGAATTGGGCTTTGGTTAGGGAATGTTGGATTAGGAAAAACACTTGGTATAAAAGATGCTATAAATAGCTATAAACTTTACCTAGGGCTTGTTTTCTTAGCATCAACCAGTTTCATTTTATCTCACTTTATTTGGTGGATAAGTTTGGGGATAAAAAATAAAATTGACCAAAAATACAGTTATAAACTGCAAAAAGAAAGACTCCGAAATCTTAATAGGAGGGAAAAACAAATATTAAGCCCCTACATCTTTGACGATGTTCGGTCTGTGGAATTAAGTATAACTGATGGGACAGCTCAGGAATTAGAACATTTAAAGATTATTTATAGAAGTTCTAATATTAGTAATCGTGGTTCTTATTTTGCATACAACATACAGCCTTGGGCGAGGGGATATTTAACAAAAAACAAGCATTTATTACATGAGTCAATAGATCACATCTTATAA
- the yopM gene encoding hypothetical protein; phage SPbeta (Evidence 5: Unknown function), producing MSAISYLKNSMTMHKTIYQKKVESLVKNDLFFHEKSIEKSKIMKNENVRKQLTKGYMKLLSEYKED from the coding sequence ATGTCCGCAATTAGTTACTTAAAAAACAGTATGACAATGCATAAAACCATTTACCAAAAGAAAGTTGAAAGCTTAGTTAAAAATGATTTGTTTTTTCATGAAAAAAGCATTGAAAAGTCAAAAATAATGAAGAATGAAAATGTTCGAAAACAACTAACTAAAGGATACATGAAATTGCTAAGCGAATACAAGGAGGATTAA
- the yopR gene encoding putative DNA breaking-rejoining enzyme; phage SPbeta (Evidence 3: Putative function from multiple computational evidences; PubMedId: 24214949; Product type e: enzyme) has translation MFNSEIKEKYLDTLSEGMVMQMRPIFAKAEITETLYNKDIYDFTSMQILELIRSFDQTTIGSVRRTLALLSLYIDWAISYKLSKGLTNLARTISEEELYECLGDKKLYITYSELEEMENQLVNYQSKAVLRLLFEGVSGLAHSELLSLTKKQVEDAMLNGNVLTLYDSKHGERKLKVSSECLVIALNAAQETKYKLKNGKAKGQTKEVFLVENDYVVKTKRTSNKGDGQASKFVITNLITDISEFFKINFLTPNTIVRSGHLYRAYQLYKEKGVIDNSVRYQIIDDFNLRVKSKYRAVYSMQDYINEEEVNKYYAEELGLKETTI, from the coding sequence ATGTTCAATAGTGAGATTAAGGAAAAATATTTAGATACCTTATCTGAGGGTATGGTTATGCAGATGAGGCCTATTTTTGCAAAAGCAGAGATTACTGAGACTTTATATAATAAAGACATTTATGATTTCACATCAATGCAAATTTTAGAACTTATACGATCATTCGATCAAACCACTATCGGTAGTGTTCGAAGAACCTTAGCATTATTGTCATTGTATATTGATTGGGCAATTTCATATAAGTTAAGTAAAGGATTAACCAATTTAGCAAGAACTATTTCTGAAGAAGAGCTTTATGAATGTCTCGGGGACAAAAAATTATATATTACTTATAGTGAATTAGAGGAAATGGAAAATCAATTAGTTAATTATCAATCTAAGGCTGTGTTAAGACTACTTTTTGAAGGAGTTTCTGGTTTAGCTCATTCTGAATTGCTAAGTTTAACGAAGAAGCAAGTTGAGGATGCAATGCTTAACGGTAACGTTTTAACCCTCTATGATTCAAAGCACGGTGAACGAAAACTAAAAGTTAGTAGTGAATGTCTTGTTATTGCCTTAAATGCAGCTCAGGAAACTAAATATAAATTAAAGAATGGGAAGGCAAAAGGCCAAACAAAAGAAGTCTTTTTAGTTGAAAATGATTATGTAGTTAAAACAAAAAGAACGTCCAACAAAGGAGACGGCCAAGCAAGTAAATTTGTCATAACTAATCTAATTACTGATATATCTGAGTTCTTTAAAATTAACTTTTTAACACCAAATACTATTGTTAGATCTGGTCATTTGTATAGAGCATATCAGCTTTATAAAGAAAAAGGGGTTATTGATAACTCTGTAAGGTATCAGATTATAGATGACTTTAATTTAAGGGTAAAATCCAAATATCGAGCAGTTTATTCAATGCAAGATTATATTAATGAGGAAGAAGTTAATAAATATTACGCAGAAGAACTAGGTCTAAAAGAGACGACCATTTAA
- the yopX gene encoding conserved protein of unknown function; phage SPbeta (Evidence 4: Unknown function but conserved in other organisms) has product MNTAYRVWDGEQMHYWDDEGLSLIIKSNGDWTLKRLYTDVLVPVVDSTNRNAALMWGAKVRGKFIYDRSIVKITSDDKESSDVCEVKFSDGVFQVDVSKISADYDVTAVGWVEYATIEVIGDVYQNPELLEGVK; this is encoded by the coding sequence ATGAACACAGCATACAGAGTTTGGGACGGCGAGCAGATGCATTATTGGGATGATGAAGGTTTGAGCCTTATCATCAAAAGCAACGGCGATTGGACTTTGAAACGTTTATACACAGATGTTTTGGTTCCGGTTGTAGACAGCACGAATAGAAACGCGGCTCTCATGTGGGGAGCAAAGGTAAGAGGCAAATTTATTTATGATAGGTCTATAGTAAAAATAACGAGTGATGATAAAGAATCATCAGATGTTTGCGAAGTTAAGTTTTCAGATGGCGTTTTCCAAGTAGATGTATCAAAAATTTCCGCTGATTATGACGTGACTGCCGTCGGGTGGGTGGAATATGCAACTATTGAAGTAATCGGAGACGTTTATCAAAATCCTGAGTTATTGGAGGGTGTGAAATGA
- the yopU gene encoding hypothetical protein; phage SPbeta (Evidence 5: Unknown function): MNIFVDQDNYKEVSLKLTKKLLTSEHYQFLLCFKGEKLDITISVTPQSLVKLRDDINELIFMFSD, translated from the coding sequence TTGAATATATTTGTTGATCAAGATAATTACAAAGAGGTTAGTCTGAAACTTACAAAAAAATTGCTGACTTCAGAACATTATCAATTCCTACTTTGTTTCAAGGGAGAGAAATTAGATATTACAATTTCAGTTACACCACAAAGCCTCGTTAAGCTTAGGGATGACATCAATGAATTGATCTTTATGTTCTCAGATTAA
- the yopV gene encoding hypothetical protein; phage SPbeta (Evidence 5: Unknown function) has translation MLLDEKLDKLMKTILRLKAYKEEENLRRVIGEFHSIIDYAYEGMYIAEDMLREEESKGKEVSTY, from the coding sequence ATGTTGCTTGATGAAAAGCTCGATAAATTAATGAAAACGATTCTGCGATTAAAAGCATACAAAGAAGAGGAAAATTTACGAAGAGTCATCGGAGAATTTCATTCAATAATTGATTATGCTTACGAGGGGATGTATATAGCTGAAGATATGTTAAGAGAAGAAGAAAGTAAGGGCAAAGAAGTAAGTACATATTGA
- the yopI gene encoding conserved protein of unknown function; phage SPbeta (Evidence 4: Unknown function but conserved in other organisms) gives MNNIGEIISNFEGIIGALLGVIVTLILTHILKHFGQIKFYIVDFEIYFKTDNDGWGTNVMPSKDEAKQIEIHSQIEIYNGAEIPKVLREIKFCFYKNTNLIVSVTPDDKATTEEFAEFGYYRDKLFNINLPSKQIIAINIIKFLNEKETKQVKKCNRVYLEAKDHNGKMYKVFLGEF, from the coding sequence TTGAATAATATAGGAGAAATAATTTCTAATTTTGAAGGTATCATTGGGGCTTTATTGGGAGTTATAGTCACTTTAATTCTTACTCACATATTAAAGCACTTTGGGCAAATTAAATTTTATATAGTTGACTTTGAAATATATTTTAAAACCGATAATGATGGTTGGGGAACTAATGTTATGCCATCTAAAGATGAAGCAAAGCAAATAGAAATACACTCCCAGATTGAAATATACAATGGCGCTGAGATCCCCAAGGTTCTACGGGAAATTAAATTTTGCTTTTACAAAAACACAAATTTAATTGTTTCTGTTACCCCTGATGATAAAGCAACAACTGAAGAGTTTGCTGAGTTTGGCTATTACAGGGATAAGTTATTTAATATTAATTTGCCTTCTAAGCAAATCATCGCTATTAATATAATAAAATTTTTAAACGAAAAGGAAACTAAACAAGTGAAAAAATGCAATAGGGTTTATCTTGAGGCAAAAGATCATAACGGGAAAATGTACAAAGTATTCTTAGGGGAGTTTTAA
- the yopN gene encoding hypothetical protein; phage SPbeta (Evidence 5: Unknown function), translating into MHVVELRSTNHKDIDADFVLNAKQTYIESVLNIRKMIVNAKTEDDLHGAKIEIAALLKDLNRVLLGGDGLKRSIENNPHFRSLIHFVKNLKRHIAIEFEEFIYQP; encoded by the coding sequence ATGCATGTTGTAGAACTTAGGTCTACAAATCATAAAGATATTGATGCCGATTTTGTATTAAATGCTAAACAAACTTACATAGAGAGTGTACTAAACATTAGGAAAATGATTGTTAATGCAAAAACTGAAGATGATCTACATGGTGCAAAAATAGAGATAGCAGCATTATTAAAAGATCTAAATAGAGTATTATTAGGTGGAGATGGATTAAAAAGAAGCATTGAAAATAATCCGCATTTTAGATCCCTAATACATTTTGTGAAGAATTTAAAACGACACATTGCAATTGAATTTGAAGAGTTTATTTATCAACCATAA
- the yopT gene encoding conserved protein of unknown function; phage SPbeta (Evidence 4: Unknown function but conserved in other organisms), translating into MAGYLNNIALNLEIVLKNKADSPEVSETLVTRICENLLLSKEVSFLKADGSVENFKLSDMEYEITNTEELPE; encoded by the coding sequence ATGGCAGGTTATTTAAACAATATTGCACTGAATCTGGAGATTGTACTCAAAAACAAAGCAGATAGTCCAGAAGTCTCTGAAACATTAGTAACCAGGATTTGTGAAAATTTACTTTTATCTAAAGAAGTCTCGTTTTTAAAAGCTGACGGATCAGTTGAAAATTTTAAATTAAGTGATATGGAATATGAAATAACAAATACAGAAGAATTGCCTGAGTAA
- the yopP gene encoding putative phage integrase; phage SPbeta (Evidence 3: Putative function from multiple computational evidences; PubMedId: 11208805; Product type e: enzyme): MQNKIKQLKNYAVYDDIEGFLINKDIRSSSGNSNYMMPSSTRRVSNTRKNYEGDIKQFFSVIKGKDVKSLVPDDLVVSKSELSNYVKYLQEKGLVNNSINRKMTSLKMLYTYLEHDYKDYIDLSVFNTVERLKTVTKNWDKTTQTEAERIAQDMYINERQKPLMKKLFVKFAIRTSFRVSAILRVRWKDIQLDESTGHYIVTVIDKGSQVVSTGINQVFYEELLQLKEEDDSETELVFQGLSEQSLRHSLKRSKKRLGIPPERELVLHSFKGVGIDYVYENSGHDLLAAKEQGNHKNTLTTERYMSRKINIANSAGVTMDEKIDLNPLYEATQEDFISFFENADLVTLKKFIKHVNER; this comes from the coding sequence ATGCAAAATAAAATTAAACAATTAAAAAATTATGCGGTTTACGATGATATCGAGGGCTTTTTAATCAATAAAGATATAAGAAGTAGCTCAGGGAATTCTAACTATATGATGCCTTCATCAACTAGAAGGGTGTCGAACACCAGAAAGAATTATGAAGGGGATATTAAGCAGTTCTTTAGTGTGATTAAAGGTAAAGATGTCAAAAGTTTAGTTCCCGATGATTTAGTTGTAAGTAAAAGCGAATTAAGCAACTATGTGAAGTATCTTCAGGAAAAGGGATTAGTTAATAATAGTATTAACAGAAAAATGACCTCCTTGAAGATGCTCTATACATATTTGGAGCATGATTATAAGGACTATATTGACTTGTCGGTGTTTAATACTGTCGAAAGGCTTAAAACAGTAACTAAAAACTGGGATAAAACAACCCAGACAGAAGCCGAAAGAATCGCTCAGGATATGTATATAAATGAAAGACAGAAACCTTTAATGAAAAAGCTGTTTGTTAAATTCGCCATCAGAACTTCTTTTCGTGTAAGTGCGATTTTGCGAGTAAGATGGAAAGACATACAGCTTGATGAAAGTACAGGCCATTATATAGTAACAGTTATTGATAAAGGATCTCAGGTTGTGTCTACAGGCATTAACCAGGTATTTTATGAGGAATTGTTGCAGCTGAAGGAAGAGGATGACAGCGAAACTGAATTGGTTTTTCAGGGGCTTTCGGAACAATCTTTACGACACTCCTTAAAAAGGTCGAAAAAAAGGTTAGGAATACCTCCTGAAAGAGAATTAGTCTTACACTCATTTAAGGGTGTAGGAATTGACTATGTCTATGAGAATTCTGGTCACGATTTACTTGCAGCAAAAGAACAAGGAAATCATAAAAACACATTAACAACAGAGAGATATATGAGCAGAAAGATTAACATAGCGAACTCTGCTGGTGTAACAATGGATGAAAAAATCGATTTAAATCCACTATATGAAGCAACCCAAGAGGATTTTATTAGTTTTTTTGAAAACGCTGATCTTGTTACATTAAAAAAGTTTATAAAGCATGTAAATGAGCGATAA
- the yopJ gene encoding conserved protein of unknown function; phage SPbeta (Evidence 4: Unknown function but conserved in other organisms), with protein sequence MKNTFLYFRWEDLHGEIGVDSFNLLRASYSNLSEQQLVELIKELISIEREDIAAKFDIHLSENAPVFDERQHVVYKGVAGDMNYKDMLLSLVTALDLTNTLDHVQNILSLAKCLRSFDREIFARFAKDIAEEVYYSLK encoded by the coding sequence ATGAAAAACACATTTTTATATTTTAGATGGGAAGACCTCCATGGTGAAATAGGTGTTGATTCCTTTAATTTATTGAGAGCAAGTTATTCTAATTTGAGTGAACAGCAATTAGTAGAGTTAATTAAAGAGTTGATATCTATAGAGCGGGAGGATATCGCTGCGAAATTTGATATACACCTATCTGAGAATGCCCCAGTTTTCGATGAACGGCAACATGTGGTTTATAAAGGCGTTGCCGGAGATATGAACTACAAAGACATGTTGCTTTCTTTGGTAACGGCATTAGATTTGACTAATACACTTGACCATGTGCAGAATATCCTGTCCTTAGCTAAATGCTTAAGAAGTTTTGATAGAGAAATTTTCGCTAGGTTTGCAAAGGATATTGCGGAAGAGGTGTATTATAGCCTTAAGTAG
- the aimR gene encoding arbitrium peptide sensor regulator; phage SPbeta (Evidence 1b: Function from experimental evidences in the studied species; PubMedId: 28099413; Product type r: regulator): MELIRIAMKKDLENDNSLMNKWATVAGLKNPNPLYDFLNHDGKTFNEFSSIVNIVKSQYPDREYELMKDYCLNLDVKTKAARSALEYADANMFFEIEDVLIDSMISCSNMKSKEYGKVYKIHRELSNSVITEFEAVKRLGKLNIKTPEMNSFSRLLLLYHYLSTGNFSPMAQLIKQIDLSEISENMYIRNTYQTRVHVLMSNIKLNENSLEECREYSKKALESTNILRFQVFSYLTIGNSLLFSNYELAQENFLKGLSISVQNENYNMIFQQALCFLNNVWRKENKWINFESDSIMDLQEQAHCFINFNENSKAKEVLDKLDLLVHNDNELAMHYYLKGRLEQNKACFYSSIEYFKKSNDKFLIRLPLLELQKMGENQKLLELLLL, encoded by the coding sequence ATGGAGTTAATAAGGATAGCTATGAAGAAAGACTTGGAAAATGACAACTCTTTAATGAATAAATGGGCAACAGTAGCTGGCCTTAAAAACCCCAATCCTCTTTATGACTTCTTAAACCATGATGGGAAAACATTTAATGAATTTTCTTCAATAGTCAACATTGTTAAGAGTCAGTATCCAGACCGTGAATATGAATTAATGAAAGATTACTGTTTAAACCTAGATGTTAAGACAAAGGCAGCAAGAAGTGCATTGGAGTATGCTGATGCAAATATGTTTTTTGAAATAGAAGATGTTTTAATAGATTCAATGATTTCTTGCAGCAATATGAAAAGTAAAGAATATGGAAAAGTGTATAAAATACATAGAGAACTGTCTAACAGTGTTATTACTGAATTTGAGGCAGTGAAAAGACTCGGCAAATTAAATATAAAAACACCTGAAATGAATTCTTTCTCAAGACTCTTGCTGCTTTATCATTATTTAAGCACTGGTAACTTTTCTCCGATGGCCCAACTTATAAAACAAATTGACCTAAGTGAGATTTCTGAGAACATGTACATTAGAAATACATATCAAACAAGAGTTCATGTTCTAATGTCTAATATAAAGTTAAATGAAAATTCATTAGAGGAGTGCAGAGAGTACTCTAAAAAGGCATTGGAAAGTACAAATATCCTGAGATTTCAGGTTTTCAGCTACTTAACTATTGGCAACTCTCTATTATTTTCGAATTATGAATTGGCTCAAGAAAACTTTTTAAAAGGGCTAAGCATTTCTGTTCAAAATGAAAATTACAACATGATTTTCCAGCAGGCTTTGTGCTTCTTAAATAATGTATGGCGCAAAGAAAATAAGTGGATTAATTTTGAATCTGATTCAATTATGGATTTGCAGGAGCAAGCTCATTGTTTTATCAACTTTAATGAAAATTCCAAAGCAAAAGAAGTTTTGGATAAACTAGATCTTTTAGTTCACAACGATAATGAGCTTGCAATGCATTATTATTTGAAAGGAAGACTCGAACAAAATAAAGCATGTTTCTATTCTTCAATCGAGTATTTTAAAAAGTCTAATGACAAATTCCTTATTAGGCTGCCACTGTTAGAACTGCAAAAGATGGGTGAAAATCAAAAACTTTTAGAATTACTTTTACTTTAA
- the aimP gene encoding arbitrium lysis /lysogeny regulatory peptide; phage SPbeta (Evidence 1b: Function from experimental evidences in the studied species; PubMedId: 28099413; Product type r: regulator) — translation MKKLIMALVILGALGTSYISADSSIQQASGDYEVAGMPRGA, via the coding sequence ATGAAAAAACTTATTATGGCTTTAGTTATCTTGGGCGCACTAGGCACTTCTTACATAAGTGCAGATTCTTCAATCCAACAAGCTTCAGGTGATTATGAGGTTGCTGGAATGCCACGTGGAGCATAA
- the yopS gene encoding putative transcriptional regulator, lambda repressor-like; phage SPbeta (Evidence 3: Putative function from multiple computational evidences; PubMedId: 24214949; Product type r: regulator), producing MIKVEIGQCLIPELCRKKDITINELSEITGIKKQQLSDYNRLVKVDMSIRTAKRIAAALDCNVEDLYEFKVERH from the coding sequence ATGATTAAAGTTGAGATCGGGCAATGCTTGATACCTGAATTATGTAGAAAGAAAGACATTACAATCAATGAACTTTCAGAGATAACTGGGATTAAGAAACAGCAGCTGAGCGACTATAATCGATTAGTTAAAGTAGATATGTCTATTCGAACTGCAAAAAGAATTGCTGCTGCTTTAGATTGTAATGTCGAAGACCTCTATGAATTCAAGGTTGAAAGGCATTGA
- the yopG gene encoding hypothetical protein; phage SPbeta (Evidence 5: Unknown function), translated as MYWIEWIENGEKKNIVAEGWIEWAAILEDLYQKRFEYVEWKRL; from the coding sequence GTGTATTGGATAGAGTGGATTGAGAATGGAGAAAAGAAAAACATTGTTGCAGAAGGTTGGATTGAATGGGCTGCTATACTTGAAGACTTGTATCAGAAGCGGTTCGAGTATGTTGAATGGAAGCGGCTATAA
- the yopW gene encoding hypothetical protein; phage SPbeta (Evidence 5: Unknown function) gives MELSLDELKLCLKPLVFFGELKLEISDYEEGKKIEVLDHDEGSLINLADQTINENYVCTTCNCTLYTNENNEVCFIEHPYGAITAVNKDQVIHLTKLIGAIINTDEEDPVE, from the coding sequence TTGGAATTATCATTAGATGAATTGAAGCTCTGTCTTAAACCATTAGTGTTTTTCGGTGAGTTAAAACTTGAAATCAGTGATTATGAAGAAGGTAAGAAAATTGAAGTGCTGGATCATGATGAAGGGTCTTTAATTAATTTAGCAGACCAAACGATTAACGAAAATTATGTGTGTACTACATGTAATTGTACTTTATATACCAATGAAAATAATGAAGTATGTTTCATAGAGCATCCGTATGGTGCAATCACAGCTGTAAATAAAGATCAAGTGATTCATTTAACTAAGCTAATTGGAGCAATCATAAATACGGATGAGGAGGATCCAGTTGAATGA